A single region of the Devosia sp. FJ2-5-3 genome encodes:
- the glmU gene encoding bifunctional UDP-N-acetylglucosamine diphosphorylase/glucosamine-1-phosphate N-acetyltransferase GlmU, whose product MTELLSIILAAGEGTRMKSRTPKVLHPVGGLPIIAHVARAAREAGSSRVALVTGPRHQEIRDRVSALEPDILHFEQPEAKGTAHAASMARDLFEAATGYVAVVYGDHPLLRGVNFRTVIDRLDAGLDVAILGFEPKDPTGYGRFITDGERLLAIREHKDATEEERRIGLCNACILAFRAEVFRDLIDKVGNDNAQGEYYLPDLVELANAAGKSVGYGIAPENDVMGVNDRSQLARAEALFQETRREDFMKAGVTLRDPASTWFSWDTEIGRDVTIFPNVVIGSGVTIADNVEIRAFCDIEDARIGEGATIGPFARIRGGAELGPDVHLGNFVEVKKSKIGAGTKAGHLSYLGDAEIGEKTNIGAGTITCNYDGVNKDKTTIGDNAFIGSNASLVAPVRIGNGAYTASGSVITEDVPDGALALGRARQENKPGYAARLREKALARKAAKGK is encoded by the coding sequence ATGACCGAACTGCTTTCCATCATTCTCGCAGCGGGCGAGGGGACGCGGATGAAGTCGCGCACCCCCAAGGTTCTCCATCCCGTCGGCGGCCTCCCGATCATCGCCCATGTGGCGCGCGCGGCGCGGGAAGCAGGGTCCTCGCGGGTCGCCCTCGTCACCGGTCCTCGTCATCAGGAAATCCGCGACCGGGTATCGGCGCTGGAGCCCGATATTCTTCATTTCGAGCAGCCCGAGGCCAAGGGCACGGCCCATGCCGCCTCCATGGCGCGCGACCTTTTCGAGGCTGCCACCGGCTATGTCGCGGTCGTTTATGGCGATCATCCGCTGCTGCGCGGCGTCAATTTCCGCACCGTCATCGACCGGCTCGATGCCGGCCTAGACGTGGCGATCCTTGGATTTGAACCCAAGGACCCCACGGGCTATGGCCGCTTCATCACCGACGGCGAGCGCCTGCTGGCTATTCGCGAGCACAAGGACGCCACCGAGGAAGAGCGCCGGATTGGCCTCTGCAATGCCTGCATCCTCGCTTTCCGCGCCGAAGTGTTTCGCGATCTCATCGACAAGGTCGGCAATGACAACGCCCAGGGCGAATATTACCTGCCGGACCTCGTCGAGCTGGCCAATGCTGCCGGAAAGTCCGTCGGCTACGGCATAGCCCCTGAAAACGACGTCATGGGCGTCAACGATCGCAGCCAGCTGGCGCGAGCCGAGGCCCTGTTCCAGGAGACGCGCCGCGAGGATTTCATGAAGGCCGGCGTCACCCTGCGCGATCCCGCCAGCACCTGGTTTTCCTGGGATACCGAGATAGGCCGGGACGTCACCATCTTCCCCAATGTAGTTATTGGGTCCGGCGTAACCATCGCCGATAATGTTGAAATCCGGGCCTTCTGCGATATCGAAGATGCCCGGATCGGGGAGGGGGCGACGATCGGTCCCTTTGCGCGCATTCGTGGGGGTGCGGAATTGGGACCGGACGTGCATCTGGGCAATTTCGTCGAGGTCAAGAAATCGAAAATCGGCGCCGGCACCAAGGCCGGCCACCTCTCCTATCTCGGTGACGCCGAGATCGGGGAAAAGACCAATATCGGTGCCGGCACCATCACCTGTAATTATGACGGTGTGAACAAGGACAAGACCACCATCGGGGACAATGCCTTTATCGGCTCCAATGCCTCGCTGGTGGCGCCGGTCCGTATCGGCAATGGCGCCTACACTGCTTCGGGCAGCGTCATCACCGAGGACGTGCCCGATGGTGCCCTGGCGCTTGGCCGGGCCCGGCAGGAGAACAAGCCTGGCTATGCGGCCCGGCTTCGCGAAAAAGCGCTGGCGCGCAAAGCCGCCAAGGGGAAATGA